GTTCAGTCCTAATATTTCGTGAGATAAGACAGACTAATAATAAAGAGTTGAGTCAGCAAATATCATTCTCCTTTGGAGTTTTATTGAGGTCAAAGGTTATGATGGAAGGTTGGTGTCCTTTAGAGACAACCTCATCAGAACTATCTGGCGCAATGTCTTCTTCGAGCATCAAATCTTGAACTACCTCGCCGGTCTCTTCCGAAACATCTAGAGTCTTTTCCCGAGACAAACCTGACGGATACACCATAAGCAAACAAGTTATTAGAAGTcacaaattttacaaaaaacAAAGCACAAAAGAGCGCCATGTTATAAACTGCTGGTTTGGCTTACGTTCCCATAGTTTCGTAAGACGTCTTTCTATAAGAATGAATTCCTCCCGAGACGCCGTTTTAAGTTCAACTTGCAGACTATTCTGATATCGTGCCTGCACAAGTTTAATAAAGTTGCAGCTGATAAGGTACAGTAGTTGGTCGCAAAAAATCATTAACAACACTAACCAGAGGCAATAGCTATATACTTCAGCAACATTTAATGCTTCACGTCTCAACTTAAGAACATGCCAAAATCAGCCAGACGAATCAGAGTTATAGATCAGTAATGGACATGCCAGACAAATTTGAATTGACATGGTGGTATAGATCAGAAATATAGGTCAGAAATATATACCAACCTGTTCCtccatttctttctttctttctttaaataatatcACTGAAAGTCATACTTAGGAGCGTCCAAGGAAAAGACATTGTATAATACTAGAGTGGTGATTTCTTAGACGTCACATCAAACCAAATGATGAACTAATTAATTAGTCCTTTGAAACTAACTAACAATTTCTAAAATACAAGAGAGGCTCAATCTGTGACgtcaaaataaacaaaacaaacaaacttTTCTCAACGGGAATAAACAATCACAAAATAATTGTACCTAACAAGTAACAAACATGTTTAGTAACTCAATCATGAAGACGTCATAATCAAATGGGAAAATGATGGGAGGGAAGATGGTAAACACCTCCCCCTCATAAGTAACGCACTGCCTCCTCCATTCTTTAATTGGAAGAAGAAACAACAAACAAAAACAGAAACCTAAATTCAAGGCACACACATAATTACGTAGACAGCATGTTCAAAAGTTTGAGAATTTTTTGCTTAAGAGGAAAATAAATATACTTATCAACATACAAAATGCATAAACAATTATTATTGTAATCTTACAAACGATAGGGTTTTAGGATTGAGTTAACTAGATGCACTCACTTATGAGGTGTTGTTAATAATCAATAATATGATGATGTAACCAGCATCCCCAACAGAAACACAAGTCTTCATCCCATTTCATTCACAACCACATTCTTCTTCCTCACTCGTCTGACAAAATAATTATAATCCCACTCAGACTCTTTGCTTTTCTTCTCATTCACTTACtcccttattattattttgatttattttccttAAATCATACAGTCACTAGTTAAAAAGATAAGCTACGGTACCTGCACCTCCTCCAGTATTTGTTGCGAAAGGCGCAGGTTCGTGCTAGTGACGAACCCGAAGCCGAATTTTTTTCGGTACTTTGTTGCGAATTGAAGCAATGCCTGCAATGTCCATTTTTCAAATATGTCAGCCCCTTCAGAAAGTGCCTTTTAATTAAAGACAATAAAACATCTGAATTTGCTATGGCAGGTTGAAATAAAGCCAAGCAGCGGTTATACGAGCAGACACATGACAACTTACCTCCCTAATATCCCCACGCGCAATAGTAATAGCATCACATAAGTGCATGTGTGCTGAGAATGTGTCCAGCCATGACTGAATGGGAAACTTGTTGAACCACAGGTCTCTTACGAATGACCTTGATTGCTCGAGTGAGGAGAACGGGGAGGCCTCAATCATCGCCTTGCAAAACAAGACGCTAGAGGCACAAAGGAAGAGGTCACTCTCTTCAAATTTCCCTGGCAAAAAAGATCATGTCAGTCAATATATAGGGTCAATTACAATCTAGTAACATCTTAATTGATTAAATAAATTGAGCAATACATATGTTTAAGAAATCACATTCTCCAGGTAAATTACTTGTAAATAAATAGGAATATACATCAGGTGTATCCAATTTCTAAGAATCTATTATATGCTAGTTGCTAATTAATATTTATGCAATCTTATAACCCTCAACGGTGATATACACTATAAAAATAGCGCACATGTCCAGAATTAGTATCTGAATACATCTATATATAGGCAGCCTCGTCGCAATTATCGATGGCATCAGTGGTTGGTTCCTCCAAATTGGTGTCCCGTCTCAATGACAAACTTTCGATGTCAAACTCAGCCAACCCAGTCAGGATCGGTTGGGGAGAAAATTCGAAATTACACTGTCCTATATCTTCACCCATTTCAAACATGTCCCTTCGGTTCACATGGATTACCACGCTCCATTCTTTATCAGCGTCATCCTCGACATAGTACACTAGGCGAGCCTCAGAGGCAAGAATATAAGGTTCATCATCTTCTCGATCACCGGTATGAATTGGATGAGAGAAGTTAACCACTGTGTGTCCCAAAGAGTCCCTTTTTATACCTCTACCAGATGTGGTGTTTGCCCAGATACATCTAAACAAGACGACTGTGAATTGACCACTGTAATTTAGCTCAATGATGTCCATCAGTTTTCCGTAATACGAGACGCTACCAACGGCAACATTACTATCGCGCTTGCTTGCGTAACTCCTAGTGTCAGAAGTGACATACACCCCACTATTTTGGGTTTTCAACCCTTCCTCTCTCGATAGGGTTCTGAACTTAAATCCATTTACGTTGTAGGATGTATAGCGGCTAACTTGAACATTGGGCCCACATGCAAGCCACTGCAATTCGTTTGGGTGCATGCTGCTTTCCAATGTAACCTGGAAGTTAAAGTATTGAATATTCATTATCTTGGGATACGAATAATATGACACCATTATTAATATGTATGTGTATAAATGATTGAGACGTTTCACCTTACGATTGAACCAATCAGAAAATTCTCTGTGCACAACATTGTCTATCTTAGACTCTGACCTTGTCTTACTTCGTAACTTTCTCTTTGTGATCGCCCTAAACTCACTACAAACGTCACAAAAATGTCACGTCAGGTTCTACAATCATAGAAAATCAATACGAAGTAGATACTTTCAAATGCACTTACTCAAGATATTTTTCCACGGCCAGGCAATTGACCAATACGTGACGGTGAGCTTGTAATTTTTCAGCTGGTGTGAGGGTGTAAAAAGAAGCAGCCCCGACCGCCTTTCCAACCTCTGGGAACATGGTTGCACTCTCATCAGGCATGACTTCACGCGGTCGATCGTCAACACGGGATGGTCGATTAATCCTACTCTCAACATTTTCTAAGTACCTTGAACAGAATACGAGAATCTCCTCGGATAAGTATCCCTCTGCAATTGAGCCCTCTGGTTGTGATCTGTTACGCACGTACTGCTTGAGACGGCATAGGTACCTTTGGGAATATAACACGTGTCATAAGCACTAATTAATTGcacaattaataattttgtttgaTAATTACCGTTCAATTGGGTACATCCACCGATAATGCACTGGGCCACCGAGACGCACCTCCTCGACCAGATGCACTGTCAAGTGAACCATCACTGTGAAGAAAGAAGGAGGGAAAATCGTCTCCATACAACACAGAGTATGAACCACGTGACTCTGAAGGAGAGGAAGTTGTTGAGGGTCTATGGATTTGCTGCATAATCGACGAAAAAAAGATGACAAATCCGCTAGGACAGAAGACACTTGGAGAGGCAATGCATTCCTTAACGCGATTGGAAGTAGATATTCCATTAGAATGTGACAGTCGTGGCTTTTCAGCCCCGACAACTTGCGCTGTTGTAAATCCACGCAGCGGGAAATGTTGCTAGCGTATCCATCTGGAAAGATTACGTTCTTGATAATCCGTAGAAAGAGCTCCTTCTGTGTATTGGTCATGGTAAAGATGACAGATGGGTACTTTCCATCTTCCCGTGGCCACAAATCATGCTTGATTCCCATCGACTGGAGGTCTCTTCGAGCTTTAATGTGGTCTTTAGACTTACCTTTCTCGTTCATTATGGTGAATACAATGTTGTCGCAGACATTCTTCTCTATGTGCATGACATCAAGGTTGTGACGCAATTCATTGTTCTCCCAATATGGCAGCTCAAAGAATATACTCCTCTTCTTCCAAGGAGTCTCGTCTTGCATGGGAGTTTGCTGTCCGCGTGTCCTTTTCCCCGTAACCGATTGCACCTTGCCAAATTGGACATGCACACCCTCTAACTGCCCGAGAATGTCTCTACCAGAGACTCTAATCGGCGGACCTCTATCCTCTAACTTTCCATCAAAGGAGTACCGGTCTTTTCTGTATTTGTGTTCATGATTGAGAAAGCGACGATGACCCATGAAACACCATTTCTGGCTGTGTGTAAGGCGGTTAGTTTCAGCATCCAAATTGCACGCAGGACAAGCTCTCCCACCGTACGTGTTCCACCCAGATAAGTTCCCTAACCCTGGAAAATCACTGATTGTCCACATCAACGCAGCTTGCATCTTGAAGGTTTTTTTCTTGACTGCATCATAAGTTTCAACACCCCTCCATAATTGCTTCAACTCGTTGATCAATGGCTCTAGGTACACGTCTATGTCATTTCCAGGCATTTTAGGACCAGCAATAATCATAGAGAGGATGAACGAAGTGGGTTTCATGCAAATCCAAGGCGGCATGTTATACGGGATAAGAACCACTGGCCAAATTGAGTACTTCGAGCTCATGTTCCCAAAAGGGTTAAAGCCATCGCTAGCTAATGCTAGGCGAACACTATGCGGATCACGAGAGAAGTCGGGATATCGTACGTCAAATGACTTCCATGCCTCGGCGTCCCTTGGATGCCTATACATACCATCAGAGTTAGGACTTCTCTTATGCCACAGCATGTCAACGGCTGTCTTACTAGACATATATAACCTCTGCAATCGTGGAATAAGGGGAAAGTAACGAAGAATCTTTGCCGCTTGTGGTTTGCCGTTCTTCTTGACAACCGTCTTGATCCTCACCATAGAGTTCTTCTTAGTCTTATGCTTCCATCTCGATGTCCCACACTGCTTGCATTTGGTCAGCTCTTGGTCATTGCCCTGGTATAGCATGCAGTCATTTGGACATGCATCTATCTTCTTGTACTCGAGACCGAGTTTTCTTATGACTTTTTTGGCA
The Arachis stenosperma cultivar V10309 chromosome 7, arast.V10309.gnm1.PFL2, whole genome shotgun sequence genome window above contains:
- the LOC130939952 gene encoding uncharacterized protein LOC130939952, with the protein product MKQRVLFIRCSASVTIQLHLFGYFWLHKNKYTYSYFHIAADWRYATEQFVKKLSDKVIGLHIDKSWISKSRVGAEYWDGLTRFLDFAFANASSDGMIRCPCPKCGFRLLQNREDAFDHLVINPFPSTYTFWIHHGERRGVERSCDGQEEQSEQHFNAPMLDMVHDAFNFSGLPGPEEDSEHEPDESAMDELPNLYNEPSRETRNFHDLLKDGEQELYPWCTKFSKLSFLVRLYHIKSMCGVSDKTFGMILELLADAFEHALIPSTVHDAKKVIRKLGLEYKKIDACPNDCMLYQGNDQELTKCKQCGTSRWKHKTKKNSMVRIKTVVKKNGKPQAAKILRYFPLIPRLQRLYMSSKTAVDMLWHKRSPNSDGMYRHPRDAEAWKSFDVRYPDFSRDPHSVRLALASDGFNPFGNMSSKYSIWPVVLIPYNMPPWICMKPTSFILSMIIAGPKMPGNDIDVYLEPLINELKQLWRGVETYDAVKKKTFKMQAALMWTISDFPGLGNLSGWNTYGGRACPACNLDAETNRLTHSQKWCFMGHRRFLNHEHKYRKDRYSFDGKLEDRGPPIRVSGRDILGQLEGVHVQFGKVQSVTGKRTRGQQTPMQDETPWKKRSIFFELPYWENNELRHNLDVMHIEKNVCDNIVFTIMNEKGKSKDHIKARRDLQSMGIKHDLWPREDGKYPSVIFTMTNTQKELFLRIIKNVIFPDGYASNISRCVDLQQRKLSGLKSHDCHILMEYLLPIALRNALPLQVSSVLADLSSFFRRLCSKSIDPQQLPLLQSHVVHTLCCMETIFPPSFFTVMVHLTVHLVEEVRLGGPVHYRWMYPIERYLCRLKQYVRNRSQPEGSIAEGYLSEEILVFCSRYLENVESRINRPSRVDDRPREVMPDESATMFPEVGKAVGAASFYTLTPAEKLQAHRHVTLESSMHPNELQWLACGPNVQVSRYTSYNVNGFKFRTLSREEGLKTQNSGVYVTSDTRSYASKRDSNVAVGSVSYYGKLMDIIELNYSGQFTVVLFRCIWANTTSGRGIKRDSLGHTVVNFSHPIHTGDREDDEPYILASEARLVYYVEDDADKEWSVVIHVNRRDMFEMGEDIGQCNFEFSPQPILTGLAEFDIESLSLRRDTNLEEPTTDAIDNCDEAAYI